Within Chitinivibrionia bacterium, the genomic segment GGATTACTTGGATCTACAAATTTTGTTCGCGTGTTCCACAAATCAGTTAAAGCAGCCTCGTTTAATGCTCCGTTAACGAAATTGACTCGTGCTATACCTGCATTTGGAGCACCTGCAGCAGGCGTATAGTTTACCGGAACTGCAAGTCGAAGAATTTCATCAGTCAAAACTATTTGAGGAGCAGGAGGGTTTCTGTTAATAATTCCCAATGTATCAGCGATTTCCTCGTCTTCCATATCTATTATTGATACTCTGCCGGGAGCGTTCCCAGCTACAGTTCCCGTATAATATTCGAAAGTTCCAGCGCCAGCGTGAATCAGTTCTGTATTAACTCCCAAAAATCGAAGACCGTTGCCTATTACAGTAGGCGGAGGTGGCCAATCTTGTAATCTTCCTGTAAATCCACCTGATAGTACAACAAGGTTTCGATTGTTAGGGGCTGTGCCGTTCATTATAACTGCATTGGCAGCGACTGATTGAAACATAGCACTTCCACCAAAACCTCTGTGAAATTCACTAGGAGCATTTCTAAAATCGACGTCTCCACCTTCAAAATAAGCAGGTCCTCTAAATTCCGCATTTCCAAGTAAAATAGCGTTAGCAAATTCGTTCTGCAATACTATTAATTCACCTCTGAAAAAACTTCTTGCTACTATTGTGTTCATAAAATTAATAGCAGGTCCATTTCTTATAATTTCATTGTTTCCGTCCATACTAGGAACTGCTGTTCTAGCTCCGACGAAAGTCGGTCCGGTTATATCTACTGGACAATGTATCCATATATTTCCACCGTTGAGGTGAAGTGCGTGTGTAAGAAGGGCATCGACATCTATTTGATTTTCGTAGCCGAAAATTTGGAAAATACCTATGTTTCGCGCTCGGCTACCGCTTGCGTCAATCGCTTCGCTTTGGAGTTGTACTGTAATGTAAGAATCACCTAAATTACGATTATTTCTAAATTGGCGTATAGGAGGAGTTCCGCTTTCGGGGATTTCTTCTGTTATGCTTATTACTCGTGAAAAATCAATATTCATAACTCGAACGCGAAATCTGAAACCGTTGTCGTCAGTGAAAAATGTGGTTGGGCTACCTACAATCCATCTTTGTTGTTCAGTAGTTAATGTTGGGTCAGGCTGGTTTCTATCTCTGTTAAACCAATTAGTTATAAATAGTTGAGAATTTATCGCTTGCTCGGGGATTTGCGCTACTGGATTAGCCAAAAGTGTTGCCGCGTAAGTTAACCCCGAAGTTGCCGCAAACCGCGCCATCTCGGAAGAGGCGCGGAGGGACGAGTCGATGGTTTCTTTTCTTGCGGAGTCTAGGACGAGCATTGCGATTGCTCCGACGAAAACGAGGGTTATAAGTACGTAAACCAACGAAGCGCCTTTGTTGTTTTTAAGAAATTTGCTCATAAAAACGCCCTTTCCGAAAAGGTGTGATTTTATTATAATAATCAACAAATATAGTTTATTGTTGCGGCGATGTGGGGAAAAAATTTGGAAAAATTAAAAAACAAGCGAAAAATTATTTTATTTTTTATTATATTCGTTCATAAATTCGCGAACAGTTAAGATTTCAACGTTTTCAAAACTCTTTATATCAAGCAAATCTTTGTCGCTGCTTACTATATATTTGCATTTTCCGTCAATCGCGCAATTTATGAACATATCGTCATTTGGGTCTCGACTGGCTTTTATATCTGATTTTATTGATATTTTTTTCATTTTCTTAACTATGGAATTTACGGAAATGTTTTCTTTTGGCACACGGTTTTTATCATTCAGTAAATAGTTGAATGTTTTGTGGTATTCGTTGATTATCTCATTTGAAACGGTTGCCAAAATTTTTCTTTCGATCACAAGTCGCAACAATTGGTTTGGCAAGCCGCTGAAAAATATTCCGGAAGCAATAACGTTTGTATCAATAACTATGCGCATTTTTCAGCTCTTGCTTTCTTTATAGCGTCTGAAATATCGTTTTGTGTTAATTCTACATTTTTTGCAAATTTACGAGCTTCTTTGCACATATTGTCAAAGTTTTCAATGTCGGAGGTTGTGTTTTTTTCTTGGCGACATTCTTTTATTACAGCTGATACTATCATAGCGGCAATATCTTCGGGATAAAGCCCTGTTTTTTGTGCGATTGACTGCGCTTCTTCGTTCAAACATCTAAAACGCTTTTCCGTAAGGCACTTGCTTCTAGGTGTTATTGTGCGTTCAACTCGAACGCCAAATTGTTTTGCCATCATTTCAAATGGTTTTAAAACACTGGTATCTGCTCTTAACGTCAATGTTGCTTCCACAATATTCCCCTTTTCATTAAATGGTAGAATTTATCGGTAAAATAATATTTTTTGTAGCTAAATGGGTGAAAAATTTGAAATCTGTTATTTTTTGTTTCGGAAATATAGTATTTTTACTCAAAAACAAAGGATAAAACTTATGGAAAAAAAGATTTCACTTACAGGAATAAAACCTACGGGAATGCCGCATTTCGGCAATTATTTCGGAGCTATTAAACCTGCGCTCAGACTTGCCGAGCAGTATGAAGCGCGATATTTTATCGCAGATTATCACGCGTTAAACACTATGCGCGATCCAAAGGAACTCAGGGATTTGACTTACGAAATCGCGGCAACTTGGCTTGCTTGCGGACTTGACCCCGAAAAAGTATTGCTTTATCGTCAAAGCGATGTGCCGCAAATATTTGAACTTGCAACAATTCTTACGGGCTTTACAAGCAAAGGACTAATGAACCGCGCGCACGCATATAAAGCGGCAACCGACGACAATCGCGAAAAAGGTAATGATATTGACCAGAATATAAATATGGGACTTTTCACTTACCCGATTTTGATGGCGGCGGATATTTTGATATTCGACTCGGATTTTGTGCCCGTCGGGCGCGATCAAAAACAGCACATCGAAATGGCGGCGGACATTGCGCAGGTAGTAAACAGCAACTACAAAAAAACGCTACTTAAGCTTCCCGAAGGTGTTTACGACGGCTCCAACGAAACAATTTTTGGGCTTGACGGGCGAAAAATGAGCAAAAGTTATGATAACACAATTCCTTTGTTTGTAAACGAAAAACAACTGCGAAAAATAGTAATGAAAATCATAACAAACTCGCAGGAAGTCCACGAACCCAAAGACCCCGATACCTGCAACGTATTTACAATATACAAACTTTTCGCGAGCGTTGAACAACAAAACGCGCTTGCGGCTCGTTATCGCGCAGGCGGAATGGGTTGGGGCGATGCAAAACAAACGCTTTTTGAAATTATGAACGAATTTATTTCCCCAATGCGCGCAATTTACGACGATTTAATGGCGGATAAATCAAAAATCGACGAAATTTTGGAACGCGGCGGCGAAAAAGCGCGCGCATTAGCCGAAGAAAAAATACGATTTTTACGCAAAGAAATCGGAATTGGGAAATAAAATTCAATTACGAATTACGAATTACAAATTACGAAACAAAAACAAATACTAAAACCGTAATTCGTAATTTGTAATTCGTAATTGACTAAGAAAATTCTCCGTTATTCAACCGCTCGACAAAATTCGCGTATGCCGCTTTAATTCCGTCTTCAAAATTTACTTTCGGTTTCCAGCCCAAACCTCGCAAAAACGACGAATCCATAAGTTTTCTGGGGGTGCCGTCGGGTTTGGTTTTGTCCCACGTCAGTTCGCCCGAAAATCCTACTGCGCGCTTTATTGTTTCGGCTAATTCTTTTATTGTGATTTCTTCGCCGCTTCCGATGTTTACGTGTCCGTCGCCCGAATAATTCTGCATTAAAAACAGACAACCGTCGGCTACGTCGTCGGCGAATAAAAATTCGCGCAGGGGAGAGCCTGTTCCCCAAACGACAACTTCGCTTGCATTTGCTGTTTTTGCTTCGTGAAAACGGCGGATAAGCGCGGGTAAAACGTGCGAGTTTTCTTTATGATAATTGTCGCCTATTCCGTATAAATTGGTGGGCATTGCGGAAATAAAATCACAGCCGTATTGACGATTTGCGCTTTCGCAAAGTTTAATTGCGGCGATTTTTGCTATGGCGTACGGCTCGTTTGTCTGCTCCAATTCGCCTGTTAAAAGCGAGCTTTCTGTTATAGGTTG encodes:
- a CDS encoding tryptophan--tRNA ligase; its protein translation is MEKKISLTGIKPTGMPHFGNYFGAIKPALRLAEQYEARYFIADYHALNTMRDPKELRDLTYEIAATWLACGLDPEKVLLYRQSDVPQIFELATILTGFTSKGLMNRAHAYKAATDDNREKGNDIDQNINMGLFTYPILMAADILIFDSDFVPVGRDQKQHIEMAADIAQVVNSNYKKTLLKLPEGVYDGSNETIFGLDGRKMSKSYDNTIPLFVNEKQLRKIVMKIITNSQEVHEPKDPDTCNVFTIYKLFASVEQQNALAARYRAGGMGWGDAKQTLFEIMNEFISPMRAIYDDLMADKSKIDEILERGGEKARALAEEKIRFLRKEIGIGK
- a CDS encoding putative toxin-antitoxin system toxin component, PIN family; the encoded protein is MRIVIDTNVIASGIFFSGLPNQLLRLVIERKILATVSNEIINEYHKTFNYLLNDKNRVPKENISVNSIVKKMKKISIKSDIKASRDPNDDMFINCAIDGKCKYIVSSDKDLLDIKSFENVEILTVREFMNEYNKK
- a CDS encoding GDP-L-fucose synthase, with the protein product MEKSAKIYVAGHRGMVGGAIFRKLKENGFSNIITKDFEALNLLDQKAVENFFEAEKPQYVFLAAAKVGGIYANNTYRYDFIYQNLMIAANVIEAARKNGVKKLLNLGSSCIYPKFAAQPITESSLLTGELEQTNEPYAIAKIAAIKLCESANRQYGCDFISAMPTNLYGIGDNYHKENSHVLPALIRRFHEAKTANASEVVVWGTGSPLREFLFADDVADGCLFLMQNYSGDGHVNIGSGEEITIKELAETIKRAVGFSGELTWDKTKPDGTPRKLMDSSFLRGLGWKPKVNFEDGIKAAYANFVERLNNGEFS